A region from the Chanodichthys erythropterus isolate Z2021 chromosome 5, ASM2448905v1, whole genome shotgun sequence genome encodes:
- the cisd1 gene encoding CDGSH iron-sulfur domain-containing protein 1: MSASNSFHKAEIIAAVSVTFGAAAVGILIYKTFFSKAKCVKPKVNLDLQKDNPKVVHAFDIEDLGDKAVYCRCWRSKNFPYCDGAHAKHNQETGDNVGPLIIKRKEA, from the exons ATGAGCGCGTCAAACTCCTTCCATAAAG CTGAGATCATCGCTGCAGTGTCTGTGACGTTTGGAGCTGCAGCAGTGGGAATCCTCATCTACAAAACATTTTTCAGCAAAGCCAAATGTGTGAAGCCTAAAGTGAACCTTGATCTGCAAAAAGACAACCCCAAAGTGGTGCACGCGTTTGACATTGAGGACCTGGGTGACAAAGCCGTGTACTGTCGGTGCTGGAGATCCAAAAAC TTTCCATACTGTGATGGCGCACATGCTAAACACAATCAGGAAACGGGAGACAACGTTGGCCCTCTGATCATAAAACGCAAGGAGGCCTGA
- the polr1b gene encoding DNA-directed RNA polymerase I subunit RPA2 encodes MDLSKWCNLKPEPSLKHLTEAGFGVPKNKQHVPVQELVKAHIDSFDQAVTDGLCRVVEGIPPLEFMYKGDRVSLSFVEAIIHPPAIAKGGISRDVRVFPAECRGRRCTYKGKLVADVSWSINGIPKGIIKQALGQLPIMVKSKLCNLHGLSPKELIQHHEEAEEMGGYFLVNGIEKVIRLLIMPRRNYPITISRPKFKTRGPGYTQYGVSMHSVRDEHTAVNMNLHYLENGTVMVNFIYQKELFFLPLGFALKALVDYSDYQIYQELIKGREDNSFFKSCVSEILRIVMDQGCTTKAKVLRFLGERFRVKLNLPEWYTHEQCAHFLLDECLCIHLKSDVEKFYMLCMMTRKLFSFAKQECMEENPDSLMFHEVLTPGQIYLMFLKERMAGWLVSVKYAMDKRSEKLGALTGDTITKIFNKATDLTKAFEYFLATGNLQSKTGLGLLQNTGLCVVADKLNFIRYLSHFRCVHRGASFAKMRTTSVRKLLPESWGFLCPVHTPDGEPCGLMNHMTAHSEIVTQVHPTTTLPALLCSLGVTAVDGTPGQPYSDCYPVILDGAMVGWVEKNVAPSVIESLRRFKVLREKKVPPWTEIVLVPQTGKASLYPGLYLFTTPCRMVRPVRNLGLGQQELIGTFEQVYLNVGIFEEELEEGVTTHQELFPHSMLSVVAEFIPYSDHNQSPRNMYQCQMSKQTMGFPLHSYQDRSDNKLYRLQTPQSPLVRPSMYDHYNMDNYPIGTNAIVAVISYTGYDMEDAMIVNKSSWERGFAHGSVYKTDVIDLAEKFKGQDDIVFGVKPGDPKVKDKLDVDGLPFIGSVLKYGDPYYSYINSVTGQSHVVFFKYQESSIVDNIKVCSNDTGTGRFKRVCITARIPRNPTIGDKFASRHGQKGILSRLWPAEDMPFTESGMSPDILFNPHGFPSRMTIGMLIESMAGKSASLHGLSHDATPFRFSEKKSALEHFGEMLKASGYNFYGTERLYSGISGLELEADIFIGVVYYQRLRHMVSDKFQVRTTGARDKVTNQPVGGRNIQGGIRFGEMERDALLAHGSSFLLHDRLFNCSDRSVAQVCIDCGSLLSPLLEKPPPHWSATRHRKTICLLCKKSDSIETVAVPYVFRYFVAELAAMNIKVKLDVK; translated from the exons ATGGATCTCTCCAAGTGGTGTAATCTAAAGCCCGAACCGAGTTTAAAGCACTTGACAGAGGCAGGGTTCGGTGTcccaaaaaacaaacagcacGTGCCCGTGCAGGAGCTGGTGAAGGCGCACATTGATTCGTTTGATCAGGCAGTTACTGATGGATTATGTCGGGTTGTGgag GGCATTCCTCCGTTGGAGTTCATGTACAAGGGAGACAGAGTCAGTCTGTCTTTTGTCGAGGCCATCATTCACCCGCCAGCGATTGCTAAAGGAGGAATCAGCAGAGATGTGCGGGTGTTCCCTGCCGAGTGCAGAGGCAGGCGCTGCACATACAAGGGGAAGCTAGTG GCGGATGTGAGCTGGTCTATTAATGGCATTCCCAAAGGAATCATCAAACAGGCTCTGGGACAGCTGCCAATCATGGTCAAATCGAAACTATGCAACCTTCATGGTCTCTCACCCAAAGAACTCATCCAGCATCATGAAGAAGCTGAG GAAATGGGTGGTTATTTTCTGGTGAATGGCATAGAGAAGGTGATTCGTCTTCTGATCATGCCAAGGAGGAACTATCCCATCACCATATCAAGACCAAAGTTTAAGACCAGAGGACCGGGCTACACTCAATATG GTGTTTCAATGCACTCTGTAAGGGATGAACACACAGCTGTTAATATGAATCTTCACTACCTGGAAAATGGAACAGTGATGGTGAATTTTATATACCAGAAAGAGCTGTTCTTTCTTCCCTTGGGCTTTGCACTGAAG GCTCTAGTGGATTACTCGGACTACCAAATCTACCAGGAGCTGATTAAAGGTCGAGAGGATAACTCTTTCTTTAAGAGCTGTGTCTCAGAAATTCTGCGTATTGTCATGGACCAGGGCTGCACCACTAAAGCCAAGGTGCTCCGTTTCCTGGGCGAGCGTTTCCGGGTCAAACTCAACCTCCCAGAGTGGTACACTCACGAGCAGTGTGCTCACTTCCTGTTAGA TGAATGTCTGTGTATTCACCTGAAGTCAGATGTGGAGAAGTTCTACATGCTGTGTATGATGACACGGAAACTCTTCAGCTTTGCCAAGCAAGAGTGTATGGAGGAGAACCCTGACAGTCTGATGTTCCATGAAGTTCTCACACCAGGCCAGATTTACCTCATGTTCCTGAAA GAGAGAATGGCAGGCTGGCTGGTGTCAGTGAAATATGCCATGGACAAGAGAAGTGAAAAACTGGGAGCGTTGACCGGAGATACTATAACCAAAATCTTCAACAAGGCTACAGATCTCACTAAAGCCTTCGAGTATTTTTTAGCCACAGGAAACCTCCAGTCCAAGACAG GTCTGGGCTTGCTGCAGAACACCGGACTGTGTGTCGTAGCGGATAAGCTGAACTTCATCCGTTACCTGTCTCATTTCCGGTGCGTGCACAGAGGAGCCAGCTTTGCTAAGATGAGGACCACATCTGTGCGTAAGCTGTTGCCAGAGTCTTGGGGTTTCCTGTGTCCGGTACACACTCCTGACGGAGAACCGTGCGGCCTTATGAACCACATGACTGCCCATAGTGAGATTGTGACACAGGTGCATCCCACAACCACCCTGCCTGCCCTGCTGTGCTCTCTGG GTGTGACTGCTGTAGACGGTACCCCCGGTCAGCCGTATTCAGACTGTTATCCTGTCATACTGGACGGGGCCATGGTTGGCTGGGTGGAAAAAAATGTGGCGCCCTCAGTCATCGAATCTCTCCGCAGATTTAAG GtgctgagagagaaaaaagtgcCGCCTTGGACTGAGATTGTTCTGGTTCCTCAGACGGGTAAAGCCAGCTTGTACCCAGGCCTTTATCTGTTCACCACACCCTGTCGCATGGTGCGGCCCGTCCGGAACCTTGGCCTGGGCCAACAGGAGCTTATTGGCACCTTTGAACAG gtGTACCTGAATGTGGGCATCTTCGAGGAAGAGTTAGAGGAGGGAGTGACCACACATCAAGAGCTATTTCCTCACAGCATGTTGAGCGTGGTGGCAGAATTCATTCCTTACTCTGATCACAACCAGAGCCCCAGAAACATGTACCAGTGCCAGATGA GTAAACAGACCATGGGATTCCCGCTGCATTCGTACCAGGACCGATCCGACAATAAACTGTACCGTCTGCAGACCCCCCAGAGTCCTCTGGTCAGACCCTCGATGTACGACCACTACAACATGGACAATTACCCTATTGGCACCAACGCAATAGTTGCTGTCATTTCTTACACTGGCTACGATATGGAAGATGCTATG ATTGTCAATAAGTCCTCATGGGAGCGTGGCTTTGCTCATGGTTCTGTTTATAAGACTGACGTCATAGATCTGGCTGAAAAGTTCAAAGGTCAAGACGACATTGTGTTTGGGGTGAAGCCAGGTGACCCCAAAGTAAAGGACAAACTGGATGTAGATGGATTGCCATTTATCGGCTCCGTGCTGAAGTATGGAGACCCTTACTACAGCTACATCAATTCCGTTACCGGCCAGAGTCATGTGGTCTTTTTCAA GTACCAGGAGAGCTCCATTGTGGACAATATCAAGGTGTGCAGCAATGACACCGGCACTGGCCGTTTCAAACGTGTTTGCATCACAGCCCGCATTCCCAGGAACCCCACCATCGGAGACAAGTTCGCCAGCAGACACGGTCAGAAAGGAATCCTGAGCCGTCTGTGGCCTGCGGAGGACATGCCCTTCACCGAGAGTGGTATGAGCCCGGACATCCTGTTCAACCCTCATGGCTTCCCCTCTAGAATGACCATCGGAATGCTTATCGAGAGCATGGCTGGAAAATCTGCGTCCCTCCATGGCCTGTCTCACGACGCCACACCCTTCAGGTTCTCTGAGAAAAAATCTGCATTGGAGCACTTTGGCGAGATGCTGAAAGCATCAGGATACAACTTCTATGGAACGGAACGGCTGTACTCCGGCATCAGTGGCTTGGAGCTTGAGGCAGACATCTTCATCGGGGTGGTTTACTACCAGCGCTTGCGTCATATGGTCTCTGACAAGTTCCAGGTGAGAACTACGGGAGCGAGAGATAAAGTGACCAATCAGCCAGTGGGAGGGAGGAACATCCAGGGAGGAATCCGGTTCGGAGAGATGGAACGGGATGCTTTGCTAGCTCACGGGTCATCATTTCTGCTTCACGACCGGCTGTTTAACTGCTCGGACCGCTCCGTGGCACAAGTTTGCATAGACTGCGGCAGCCTGCTGTCACCGCTTCTGGAAAAGCCGCCGCCTCATTGGTCAGCTACACGGCATCGGAAAACCATCTGCTTGTTGTGCAAGAAGAGCGACTCAATTGAGACTGTAGCCGTTCCTTATGTGTTCAGATACTTCGTAGCAGAGCTCGCAGCAATGAACATTAAAGTCAAATTAGACGTCAAGTAA